Proteins from a genomic interval of Rhodopseudomonas julia:
- a CDS encoding molybdopterin-binding protein codes for MTITLTRRRLIRAAAIGGGAALLSGCDRIVQNSSARAFLERAEELTMAAQRSLLDREALAREYSESEIIQPQRPNGSISPRDPDYRRMAANGFADWRLSVTGLVERPQSLSLDELRAMPARTQITRHDCVEGWSCIAKWTGVPLAAVLDEAGVKPGGSYVVFRCADTLGREKYYESIDMIDARHPQTILAYGLNDETLPVANGAPLRVRVERQLGYKMAKYLMGIEVVTSLASIRGGKGGYWEDRGYEWYAGI; via the coding sequence ATGACCATCACCTTGACGCGTCGCCGCCTCATCCGAGCCGCCGCCATCGGCGGTGGTGCAGCGCTTCTTTCCGGTTGCGATCGCATCGTCCAGAATTCCTCCGCACGCGCCTTCCTTGAGCGCGCCGAAGAACTCACCATGGCCGCCCAGCGTAGCCTGCTCGATCGCGAGGCCCTGGCGCGCGAATATTCCGAAAGCGAGATCATCCAGCCGCAGCGTCCGAATGGGTCGATCAGCCCGCGCGATCCGGACTATCGGAGAATGGCCGCAAATGGCTTTGCCGATTGGCGTCTTTCCGTCACCGGTCTCGTCGAGCGGCCGCAATCATTGTCTCTCGATGAGCTGCGCGCCATGCCGGCGCGCACGCAAATCACGCGGCATGACTGCGTCGAGGGATGGAGCTGCATTGCCAAATGGACGGGTGTGCCGCTCGCCGCCGTGCTCGACGAGGCCGGAGTCAAACCCGGCGGCAGCTATGTCGTGTTCCGTTGCGCGGACACGCTCGGTCGCGAAAAATACTACGAATCGATCGACATGATCGATGCACGTCACCCGCAAACGATCCTCGCTTACGGCCTGAACGATGAAACGCTGCCGGTGGCAAACGGCGCGCCGCTGCGTGTGCGCGTCGAACGACAGCTCGGCTACAAGATGGCGAAGTACCTCATGGGGATAGAGGTCGTGACAAGCCTAGCCTCCATTCGCGGTGGCAAAGGCGGCTATTGGGAAGATCGCGGCTACGAATGGTATGCCGGCATCTGA
- a CDS encoding cytochrome b/b6 domain-containing protein: protein MSDQAETQTEVVYRHRWATRIWHWLNAFCLFFLLASGLQIFNAHPALYLGAQSNFSAPLLSMTAERTGDGSLRGLTEIGSMDFDTTGFLGASREGSEALVARGFPAWATIPSYRDLATGRVVHFFFAWVLVASGLAYVCASLFNGHFRRDLIPEWGELRTAPRTIGDHLRFRFGREAHYNILQKLTYLIVILGLIPAMVATGLAMSPGMDAAMPWLLDLFGGRQSARTLHFVTMSLLVLFFVVHIAMVLAAGPVNEMRAIITGRYRVRRPASKETA, encoded by the coding sequence ATGTCCGACCAGGCCGAGACGCAAACGGAAGTCGTCTATCGGCACAGGTGGGCAACGCGAATCTGGCACTGGCTCAACGCTTTCTGCCTCTTCTTCCTTCTCGCGAGCGGCCTGCAGATCTTCAACGCCCATCCCGCGCTCTATCTTGGCGCCCAGTCGAACTTCTCCGCCCCTCTCCTGTCCATGACCGCCGAGCGGACGGGTGATGGCAGCCTAAGAGGACTGACGGAAATCGGCAGCATGGATTTCGACACGACGGGCTTTCTGGGGGCCTCCCGCGAAGGCAGCGAAGCGCTTGTCGCCCGTGGCTTTCCCGCCTGGGCAACCATCCCGAGTTACCGCGACCTTGCGACCGGTCGGGTCGTGCATTTCTTTTTCGCCTGGGTACTGGTCGCAAGCGGCCTCGCTTATGTCTGCGCGAGCCTTTTCAATGGCCATTTCCGCCGCGATCTGATTCCAGAATGGGGTGAACTGCGCACCGCGCCGCGCACGATCGGCGATCACCTCCGCTTCCGCTTCGGACGAGAGGCGCATTACAACATCCTGCAGAAGCTCACATACCTCATCGTCATCCTCGGGCTCATTCCCGCGATGGTCGCCACCGGTCTCGCCATGTCGCCGGGGATGGATGCTGCAATGCCCTGGCTTCTCGATCTTTTCGGCGGACGGCAGTCGGCGCGCACGCTGCATTTCGTAACGATGAGCCTGCTCGTCCTCTTCTTTGTCGTTCACATCGCCATGGTCTTGGCGGCGGGCCCGGTCAACGAAATGCGTGCCATCATCACCGGGCGGTACCGCGTGCGGCGCCCGGCGAGCAAGGAGACCGCATGA
- a CDS encoding acyl-CoA carboxylase subunit beta, whose protein sequence is MRDVLVELEKRRANARAGGGEKRIEGQHDKGKLTARERLVVLLDDSSFEEFDMFVEHRSSAFGMEEQKIAGDGVVTGWGTINGRPVYVFAKDFTVFGGSLSEAHAEKICKVQDMALRNGTPIIGLFDAGGARIQEGVAALGGYAEIFQRNVLASGVIPQISVIMGPCAGGDVYSPAMTDFIFMVRGTSYMFVTGPDVVKTVTNETVTAEELGGASVHCVKSSVADGGFENDVEALLEIRRLYDYLPLNNKAEVPEIPVHDPWDRQEKSLDTLVPDSATTPYDIKEAILKTVDEGAFFEIQADHAKNILTGFGRIEGRTVGVVANQPMVLAGVLDSDASRKAARFVRFCDCFGIPILTFVDVPGFLPGTSQEYGGLIKHGAKLLFAYAEATVPKVTVITRKAFGGAYDVMASKHLRGDINYAWPTAQIAVMGAKGAVEIIFRKDINNPEKIAEHAKTYEDHFLNPFVAAERGYIDDVIMPQSTRRRVARAFRLLRRKELANPWKKHDNIPL, encoded by the coding sequence ATGCGTGACGTTCTGGTGGAGCTGGAGAAACGGCGTGCGAATGCGCGTGCGGGCGGCGGCGAGAAACGTATTGAGGGGCAGCATGACAAGGGCAAGCTGACCGCGCGCGAGCGCCTGGTGGTGCTCCTCGATGACAGCTCGTTCGAAGAGTTCGACATGTTCGTCGAGCATCGTTCTTCGGCTTTTGGCATGGAGGAGCAGAAGATCGCCGGCGACGGCGTCGTCACGGGCTGGGGCACCATCAACGGGCGGCCGGTCTATGTTTTTGCCAAGGACTTCACCGTCTTCGGCGGTTCGCTTTCCGAGGCGCATGCGGAGAAGATCTGCAAAGTCCAGGACATGGCGCTCAGGAACGGCACGCCGATCATCGGGCTTTTCGATGCCGGTGGCGCGCGCATCCAGGAGGGCGTGGCGGCTCTTGGCGGCTACGCCGAGATTTTTCAGCGCAACGTGCTTGCCTCCGGCGTCATTCCGCAGATCTCGGTGATCATGGGGCCCTGCGCGGGCGGCGATGTCTATTCGCCGGCAATGACCGATTTCATCTTCATGGTGCGCGGCACGTCCTACATGTTCGTGACCGGCCCGGATGTCGTGAAGACGGTGACCAACGAGACGGTCACGGCCGAAGAGCTCGGTGGCGCGTCGGTGCATTGTGTGAAGTCGTCCGTGGCAGACGGCGGCTTTGAAAACGACGTCGAGGCGCTTCTGGAGATCCGTCGTCTCTACGACTACCTGCCTCTCAACAACAAAGCCGAGGTGCCGGAGATCCCGGTCCACGATCCTTGGGATCGGCAGGAGAAGTCGCTCGATACGCTGGTGCCCGATTCGGCGACCACGCCGTACGACATCAAGGAAGCGATCTTGAAGACGGTCGATGAGGGGGCTTTCTTCGAAATCCAGGCCGATCATGCCAAGAACATTCTCACCGGTTTCGGTCGCATCGAGGGACGTACGGTCGGTGTCGTGGCGAACCAGCCGATGGTTTTGGCCGGCGTCCTTGATTCGGATGCCTCGCGGAAGGCCGCACGCTTCGTACGCTTCTGCGATTGTTTCGGCATTCCGATCCTGACCTTCGTCGATGTTCCGGGTTTCCTGCCTGGCACGTCGCAGGAATATGGCGGCCTCATCAAACACGGCGCCAAGCTGCTCTTTGCCTATGCCGAGGCGACGGTGCCGAAGGTGACCGTGATCACGCGCAAAGCCTTCGGCGGCGCCTATGACGTCATGGCCTCAAAGCATTTGCGCGGCGATATCAACTACGCCTGGCCGACGGCACAAATTGCCGTCATGGGCGCGAAGGGTGCGGTGGAGATCATCTTCCGCAAGGATATCAACAACCCCGAGAAAATTGCCGAGCATGCCAAGACCTATGAGGATCACTTCCTCAATCCGTTCGTGGCGGCGGAGCGGGGCTATATCGACGATGTGATCATGCCGCAATCGACCAGACGGCGGGTGGCCCGAGCCTTTCGGCTCTTGCGCCGCAAGGAACTCGCCAATCCCTGGAAGAAGCACGACAACATCCCGCTCTGA
- a CDS encoding DMT family transporter — protein sequence MATLPSSLTNTPAEMVRGIMIFVAGGMIIPTMDALSKLLITEHGLSAGEVGAVRLFLQGVLILPLLLHWEGTAALRIPHLGLNLLRGACLGFGSLAFFAALRFLPLADAIAIFMVEPMIVTLMSGLFLGEKVGWRRIVAVLVGFAGALIIIRPSYAVFGLPALLPALTAFLVGIYFILSRHVARGASAFAMQFYAALGGFAVIVAAMIVCRPFGIDDLTFSWPASTLAWVLLLATGVIGTFAHLLFNRAYQLAPASVLAPFGYTEIVSAVALGLLVFGDLPDAPKWVGMAIVVGSGIFIYLREHRIARTTAKPPVTH from the coding sequence ATGGCAACGCTCCCCTCCTCCTTGACCAACACACCCGCCGAGATGGTGCGCGGCATCATGATCTTCGTCGCCGGCGGCATGATCATTCCGACGATGGATGCCTTGAGTAAGCTCCTCATCACGGAGCACGGCCTGTCGGCCGGCGAAGTCGGGGCCGTTCGTCTCTTTCTTCAGGGCGTGCTGATCTTGCCGCTGCTCCTTCATTGGGAAGGGACCGCAGCTCTGCGCATTCCGCATCTCGGGCTCAACCTCCTGCGCGGCGCCTGCCTCGGCTTCGGCAGCCTCGCCTTCTTCGCCGCGCTGCGCTTTCTTCCGCTCGCCGACGCGATTGCGATCTTCATGGTCGAGCCGATGATCGTCACGCTGATGTCCGGCCTCTTCCTCGGCGAAAAGGTGGGCTGGCGGAGGATCGTCGCGGTTCTTGTCGGATTTGCCGGAGCGCTCATCATCATCCGGCCGAGCTACGCGGTCTTCGGACTGCCCGCCCTCCTGCCGGCGCTGACAGCCTTTCTCGTGGGGATCTATTTCATCTTGAGCCGCCACGTTGCGCGGGGTGCAAGCGCCTTCGCGATGCAGTTTTATGCAGCTCTCGGCGGCTTTGCGGTCATCGTCGCCGCGATGATCGTCTGCCGTCCATTCGGCATCGACGATCTTACCTTCTCATGGCCGGCCAGCACCCTCGCCTGGGTTCTGTTGCTGGCAACAGGCGTCATTGGAACGTTCGCCCATCTTCTCTTCAACCGGGCATACCAGCTTGCGCCGGCCTCGGTCCTCGCCCCTTTCGGCTATACCGAGATCGTTTCCGCAGTCGCTCTCGGCCTCCTAGTCTTCGGCGACCTCCCGGACGCCCCGAAATGGGTGGGCATGGCAATCGTCGTCGGCTCCGGCATTTTCATCTATCTGCGCGAACACCGCATCGCCCGCACGACGGCAAAGCCGCCGGTCACCCACTGA
- a CDS encoding EamA family transporter, translating into MSSSPRSGILYALLCLLILSAMPLIADARPDGSSGLAFAIWLTFWQLVAGLPLFVVEARRGTSAGGVAQRPSARTIAVALLTGAMFAVATYMYVVAAKKAGPVSMVIALQAYPLFAILLEAILLGKRKSATELGFTALLLAALVYLTTGGTFRMADISWWSAYALGIPALWAVAHVLLRQILTTTSITPNQVTVTRLVVSGVVLLALQAVIGEPGALLQGFTDPTFQKAAILLGVAYYLELVLWFNAIRHIDVSVASSITVPTPAVTMLITVVVLGGQVETFQILAMVVICVALYGLLFAGRHARRAPSPG; encoded by the coding sequence ATGTCTTCATCCCCGCGCAGCGGCATTCTGTACGCGCTTCTTTGCCTCCTCATCCTCTCGGCGATGCCACTCATCGCCGATGCACGCCCGGACGGGTCGAGCGGCCTCGCTTTCGCCATCTGGCTCACTTTCTGGCAGCTCGTTGCGGGCCTTCCGCTCTTTGTCGTTGAGGCACGGCGCGGCACCTCCGCGGGAGGGGTGGCGCAGCGACCTTCCGCCCGAACGATCGCTGTCGCGCTCTTGACCGGAGCAATGTTCGCGGTGGCGACCTACATGTATGTGGTGGCAGCCAAGAAAGCCGGGCCGGTCAGCATGGTGATCGCGCTGCAGGCCTATCCCCTCTTCGCCATCCTCCTGGAGGCGATTCTTCTCGGCAAGCGCAAGAGCGCGACCGAACTCGGCTTCACCGCGCTCCTCCTTGCAGCCCTGGTCTACCTCACCACCGGCGGCACGTTCCGCATGGCGGACATCTCCTGGTGGTCAGCCTACGCACTCGGCATCCCGGCCCTATGGGCCGTCGCGCATGTGCTGCTGCGCCAGATCCTGACGACGACGTCGATCACGCCAAACCAGGTGACCGTCACCCGCCTTGTCGTCTCCGGCGTCGTGCTTCTCGCCCTTCAGGCGGTCATTGGCGAACCGGGCGCCCTCTTGCAGGGGTTCACCGACCCGACCTTCCAAAAAGCTGCGATCCTTCTTGGAGTCGCCTACTATCTGGAGCTCGTCTTGTGGTTCAACGCCATACGCCACATCGACGTCTCCGTCGCGAGCTCGATCACCGTACCGACCCCGGCCGTCACCATGCTGATCACGGTGGTCGTGCTCGGCGGGCAGGTGGAAACGTTCCAGATCCTGGCGATGGTGGTGATCTGCGTGGCGCTCTATGGGCTCCTCTTCGCCGGCCGTCATGCGCGGCGCGCGCCCTCGCCCGGATGA
- a CDS encoding aminotransferase-like domain-containing protein, whose amino-acid sequence MAMWTPDLSRFSGPAYTALAEAIGTAISEGELRAGERLPPQRDLSWRLGLSLSTVTRGYGEAVRRGFLEGSVGRGTYVRDARAVTAAASGAWNAGLARPTGETIDFANNLPPLGGAEREFAEALRALSGEPGLSAFLDHWPGRTAERHAEAAGAWIETLGLSRQGRSIVLTNGSQQGLFVALLALARPGDAILAEALSYAPVLAAAERLGLRVFPVAMDGEGLLPESLDEQCKATAARLLYTMPTLHTPTTATMSEARRRAVAAVAERHGIDILEDDVFGFLPRLRAAPLGAYLPEQTIYVASTSKSLAPGLRVGYLSAPLRHERALRAGVALSSWMPPPLMAEIATRWIEDGTAARLNEEKRQAAEERQALACETLKGSRFAADPAGFHIWLQLPEGWRPDAFEAAAQRERVALRSARSFCVNPASAPAAVRICLSHEASRSRVEEGLLRLKRLLGESPGEAAFIV is encoded by the coding sequence ATGGCAATGTGGACTCCCGATCTTTCACGCTTTTCCGGCCCTGCCTATACGGCGCTCGCGGAGGCGATCGGCACGGCGATTTCCGAGGGTGAATTGCGCGCCGGCGAGCGGTTGCCACCGCAACGAGATCTTTCCTGGCGGTTGGGTCTGTCGCTGTCGACGGTGACGCGCGGCTACGGGGAGGCGGTGCGTCGGGGCTTCCTGGAAGGCAGTGTCGGGCGCGGCACCTATGTGCGCGATGCGAGAGCGGTCACGGCGGCAGCAAGCGGCGCATGGAATGCAGGTCTGGCACGGCCCACCGGCGAGACGATCGATTTCGCCAACAATCTGCCGCCGCTCGGTGGGGCCGAGAGGGAGTTTGCCGAGGCGTTGCGGGCACTTTCGGGCGAGCCGGGGCTCTCGGCCTTTCTCGATCACTGGCCGGGACGAACGGCGGAGCGGCATGCAGAGGCCGCGGGCGCATGGATCGAAACGCTCGGGCTTTCTCGCCAGGGGCGGTCAATCGTGCTCACCAACGGCTCGCAGCAGGGGCTCTTCGTAGCGCTCCTGGCGCTGGCGCGGCCTGGCGACGCGATCCTCGCCGAGGCGCTCTCTTATGCACCTGTCCTGGCGGCGGCCGAGCGTCTCGGTCTCAGGGTTTTTCCCGTCGCCATGGACGGGGAGGGCCTCTTGCCTGAATCTCTCGACGAGCAATGCAAGGCGACGGCGGCGCGGCTCCTCTACACCATGCCGACGCTGCATACTCCGACGACGGCGACGATGAGTGAGGCGCGCCGACGGGCTGTCGCTGCGGTTGCTGAGCGGCACGGTATCGACATTCTGGAAGATGACGTCTTCGGCTTTCTGCCGCGCTTACGAGCGGCGCCCCTCGGCGCCTATTTGCCCGAGCAGACAATCTACGTCGCAAGCACTTCAAAGAGCCTCGCGCCGGGGTTGCGCGTTGGCTATCTGAGCGCGCCTCTGCGTCATGAGAGGGCTTTGCGGGCGGGCGTCGCTCTCTCCTCGTGGATGCCACCGCCGCTGATGGCGGAGATTGCGACGCGGTGGATCGAGGACGGGACGGCGGCGCGCCTCAATGAGGAGAAGCGCCAGGCCGCAGAGGAACGGCAAGCCTTGGCGTGTGAGACGTTGAAAGGGAGCCGCTTTGCCGCCGACCCGGCGGGCTTTCATATCTGGCTGCAGCTGCCCGAGGGCTGGCGGCCGGATGCGTTCGAAGCTGCGGCGCAGCGTGAGCGTGTCGCCCTGCGCTCGGCGCGCTCCTTTTGTGTCAATCCCGCCTCGGCGCCTGCCGCGGTTCGTATCTGCCTCAGCCATGAGGCGTCTCGGTCACGGGTGGAAGAGGGGCTTTTGCGCCTCAAACGGCTTCTCGGCGAAAGCCCCGGCGAGGCGGCCTTCATCGTCTGA
- a CDS encoding autoinducer 2 ABC transporter substrate-binding protein, which translates to MITRRTLLGSAALLTAGAALPGASKVWAQPKKFEIVMCAKQEGISWFDDMRTGVEDFAKDFGVNAYQIAPETGDPAKQAQMVESLIAKNVDAILVVPNDPKSMEPVLQKAKDAGIVIVSHEAKSLAGTADYDVEAFKNEDFGALMFDKLAKAMNGEGKFVAIVGALTMETHMQWFNAGMEHIKADYPDMEFVLSEPIEDNNDEKTALDKVNEVLKRYPDLKGIVGCSVSGTSMAALAVEKLRRKDIAVVGLGLPSINGPYLEDGYQNVALCWRPADAGYASAFVAYKLLNGETVEAGMDLKRPGYDSVTIEDGVVYGDATLILTAENWKNYKF; encoded by the coding sequence GTGATTACAAGAAGAACATTGCTCGGTTCCGCCGCCCTTCTGACGGCTGGTGCCGCGCTTCCGGGAGCGTCGAAAGTCTGGGCTCAGCCCAAGAAATTCGAAATCGTCATGTGTGCCAAGCAGGAGGGTATCTCCTGGTTCGACGATATGCGCACGGGCGTGGAGGATTTCGCCAAGGATTTCGGCGTCAACGCCTATCAGATCGCGCCCGAGACCGGAGATCCTGCCAAGCAGGCGCAGATGGTCGAAAGCCTGATCGCCAAGAATGTCGACGCCATCCTCGTCGTCCCCAACGATCCGAAGTCCATGGAGCCGGTGCTGCAGAAGGCCAAGGACGCTGGTATCGTCATCGTCAGCCATGAGGCGAAGAGCCTTGCGGGCACGGCCGATTACGATGTCGAAGCCTTCAAGAACGAGGATTTCGGCGCCCTCATGTTCGACAAGCTCGCCAAGGCCATGAATGGGGAAGGCAAGTTCGTCGCGATCGTCGGGGCGCTGACGATGGAAACGCACATGCAGTGGTTCAATGCCGGCATGGAGCACATCAAGGCCGATTACCCGGACATGGAATTCGTCCTGTCTGAGCCCATCGAAGACAACAACGACGAGAAGACCGCGCTCGACAAGGTCAACGAGGTGCTGAAGCGTTATCCGGACCTCAAGGGCATCGTCGGCTGCTCGGTGTCGGGCACGTCGATGGCGGCCCTCGCTGTCGAGAAGCTGCGGCGCAAGGACATCGCTGTGGTCGGCCTCGGCCTCCCGAGCATCAATGGCCCCTATCTCGAAGACGGCTATCAGAATGTGGCGCTGTGCTGGCGTCCTGCCGACGCCGGCTATGCTTCCGCCTTTGTCGCCTACAAGCTTCTGAACGGCGAAACTGTCGAGGCGGGCATGGATCTGAAGCGGCCGGGCTACGACAGCGTCACCATCGAGGACGGCGTCGTGTATGGCGATGCGACGCTCATCCTGACCGCAGAGAACTGGAAGAACTACAAGTTCTGA
- a CDS encoding sugar ABC transporter ATP-binding protein, with product MAELIRLEGLSKRYIATQALDHVDLSIAAGEVLCIAGTNGSGKSTLMKCICGAEEPDSGNIVFDGHAYKRLSPSQAMRLGIQIIYQDLAIFPDLTVAENIAFHEIQHRKGLWVDWKACRKTAEEALASLGAKLPLDARLGDLSFGAKQTTAIARALTQECRLLIMDEPTSALPARDVEQLLAMVRRLKERGISVIFVSHKLDEVFEIADRIYVLRDGKEVGEYAPADIDVSELGFLMTGVRVVAGKSDEVRADAPVLLEVQDLQRDGQYRDLSFALRAGEVLGFAGLTGSGRTETALSLFGLNPAKSGRVLVDGKELRITSPQDAVRAGIVLVSEDRASQGLFGRKPIRMNIASSIYERIKGSLSLISSDKEATIGDEWVTKVRVKTPSAAEAVQSLSGGNQQKVVLAKWLATEPKILILDNPTAGIDVGSKAEIHEIVQTLAREGCGVIMISDDIDELAMSCNRVLVFRTGRIVEEFSGPEITSGRIAATIRQDD from the coding sequence ATGGCTGAACTGATCCGCTTGGAGGGCCTGAGCAAGCGATATATCGCGACCCAGGCCCTCGATCATGTCGACCTGTCGATCGCCGCCGGCGAGGTGTTGTGCATCGCCGGCACGAACGGTTCCGGCAAGTCGACACTCATGAAGTGCATCTGCGGTGCCGAGGAACCGGATTCGGGCAACATCGTCTTCGATGGCCATGCCTATAAGCGCTTGAGCCCGTCGCAGGCGATGCGCCTCGGCATTCAGATCATCTACCAGGATCTGGCGATCTTTCCCGATCTGACGGTTGCCGAGAACATCGCGTTTCACGAGATCCAGCACCGCAAGGGTTTGTGGGTCGATTGGAAAGCCTGCCGGAAGACAGCGGAAGAGGCTCTTGCCTCTCTCGGGGCCAAGCTGCCGCTCGATGCAAGGCTCGGCGATCTGTCCTTCGGCGCGAAGCAAACGACGGCTATTGCACGCGCGCTGACGCAGGAGTGTCGGCTGCTCATCATGGACGAGCCGACAAGCGCGCTGCCGGCGCGCGACGTCGAGCAATTGCTCGCCATGGTGCGGCGCCTCAAGGAACGCGGCATCTCGGTCATCTTCGTCAGCCACAAGCTCGACGAGGTCTTCGAGATTGCAGACCGCATCTATGTGCTGCGTGACGGTAAGGAAGTGGGTGAATACGCGCCCGCCGATATCGACGTCAGCGAGCTCGGTTTCCTGATGACCGGTGTGCGGGTCGTCGCCGGCAAGAGTGACGAGGTGAGGGCGGATGCTCCGGTCCTCCTCGAAGTCCAGGATCTCCAGCGCGACGGCCAGTATCGCGATTTGTCTTTCGCGTTGCGGGCGGGCGAGGTTTTGGGCTTTGCCGGCCTGACCGGCTCCGGCCGCACAGAGACCGCTCTTTCTCTCTTCGGTCTCAATCCGGCGAAGTCCGGCCGTGTGCTCGTCGACGGCAAAGAATTGCGTATCACCTCGCCGCAGGATGCGGTGCGCGCGGGGATCGTGCTCGTCTCCGAGGATCGGGCGAGCCAAGGTCTTTTCGGCCGCAAGCCGATCCGTATGAACATCGCCTCGTCGATCTATGAGCGCATCAAGGGCTCGCTGTCGCTCATCTCGAGCGACAAGGAAGCGACGATCGGCGACGAATGGGTGACGAAGGTGCGGGTGAAGACCCCGTCGGCCGCAGAGGCCGTACAGAGCCTCTCAGGCGGCAACCAGCAGAAGGTCGTGCTCGCCAAATGGCTGGCGACCGAGCCGAAGATCCTGATCCTCGACAATCCGACGGCCGGCATCGATGTCGGCTCCAAGGCGGAGATTCACGAAATCGTGCAGACGCTGGCGCGCGAGGGCTGCGGCGTCATCATGATTTCCGACGATATCGACGAGCTCGCCATGAGCTGCAACCGCGTCCTCGTCTTCCGCACGGGGCGGATCGTCGAGGAATTTTCGGGTCCGGAGATCACGTCGGGTCGCATTGCTGCAACCATCCGACAGGACGACTGA
- the hxlB gene encoding 6-phospho-3-hexuloisomerase, with product MDTITSGFKRAVEELSQVAKRLDEAEISAFMDAIVGAKRVFLIGVGREGLSTRAFTMRLMHLGKEAHWIWDDTTPSIGPGDLLIATSGSGSIGHIDYIHDQAVAAGAATIVVTGDPSGTTAQKAKQRLFLPAAVFKGKADVVPSSQPMGNLFEQALLILFDQIVIALAERMQIDRETMVGRHRNVE from the coding sequence ATGGATACGATCACAAGCGGCTTCAAACGGGCCGTCGAAGAGCTGAGCCAGGTGGCGAAGCGCCTGGATGAAGCCGAAATCAGCGCCTTCATGGATGCGATCGTCGGGGCCAAACGGGTCTTTCTGATCGGTGTCGGGCGCGAAGGTCTGTCGACACGTGCCTTCACCATGCGCCTCATGCATCTCGGCAAGGAAGCGCATTGGATCTGGGACGACACGACGCCCTCGATCGGCCCGGGCGACCTGCTGATCGCCACATCCGGCAGCGGCTCGATCGGCCATATCGACTATATTCATGATCAGGCGGTCGCGGCCGGCGCCGCCACCATCGTCGTCACCGGCGATCCGAGCGGCACGACGGCGCAGAAGGCGAAACAACGCCTGTTCCTGCCGGCCGCCGTCTTCAAGGGCAAGGCCGACGTAGTGCCTTCCAGCCAGCCGATGGGCAACCTCTTCGAGCAGGCCCTTCTCATTCTCTTCGACCAGATCGTGATCGCGCTCGCCGAGCGCATGCAGATCGACCGCGAAACCATGGTCGGGCGTCACCGCAACGTCGAATGA
- a CDS encoding ABC transporter permease: MADTTPSHVAPPRKRPGLQARLNEEFLAEVVLYGIAAIVLALIAMRLGGAFFNSTNLVSVLEQVPEFALFSLAMAIAMITGGIDLSVIAVADLSAIFAAYIMTNPSIVDALGPGGAIALATFVALGSSVLMGLFNGIIIARFGVPALVTTLGTMLLYFGLASGLTGGVGITGMPSTFTDILMLKLGPIPVSFCALAVLFVLASFYIRNSLFGKTLYLYGDNKVAALFTGLPINRAILISYALSGLLAGAAGLIMLARFNSMKVGFGDTFLLQAILVAVLAGMDPYGGRGRLLNVLAAVLLLQCVENAFTIEGLSPYAKKMIWGGLLLIFMALNFFVRRIVRRSLTRAALRAG; encoded by the coding sequence ATGGCTGATACAACGCCTTCTCACGTCGCACCGCCGCGCAAACGGCCAGGATTGCAGGCCCGCCTCAACGAAGAATTCCTGGCCGAAGTCGTTCTCTACGGCATCGCGGCGATCGTGCTGGCCCTGATCGCCATGCGCCTTGGCGGTGCTTTCTTCAATTCCACCAACCTTGTCTCGGTTCTCGAGCAGGTGCCGGAATTTGCTCTTTTCTCGCTCGCCATGGCGATTGCCATGATCACCGGCGGCATCGATCTTTCCGTCATTGCCGTGGCCGACCTCTCGGCAATCTTCGCCGCCTACATCATGACCAATCCGAGCATCGTCGACGCGCTTGGCCCCGGCGGCGCGATCGCGCTCGCCACCTTCGTGGCGCTCGGATCGTCGGTGCTGATGGGGCTCTTCAACGGCATCATCATCGCCCGTTTCGGCGTCCCGGCGCTGGTAACGACGCTCGGCACGATGCTGCTTTATTTCGGCCTCGCATCGGGGCTGACGGGCGGCGTCGGCATCACCGGCATGCCTTCCACATTCACCGACATTTTGATGCTGAAGCTCGGGCCGATCCCCGTTTCTTTCTGCGCATTGGCGGTGCTCTTCGTCCTGGCATCCTTCTACATCCGCAACTCGCTCTTCGGAAAAACCCTCTATCTCTACGGCGACAACAAGGTCGCGGCCCTTTTCACGGGCCTGCCGATCAATCGCGCCATCTTGATTTCCTATGCGCTTTCCGGCCTCCTCGCCGGCGCCGCCGGCCTCATCATGCTGGCGCGCTTCAATTCCATGAAGGTCGGCTTCGGCGACACGTTTCTGCTGCAGGCGATCCTGGTGGCGGTGCTTGCCGGCATGGACCCCTATGGCGGCCGTGGACGGCTTCTCAACGTGCTTGCCGCCGTCCTGCTTTTGCAATGCGTGGAGAACGCCTTCACCATCGAAGGGCTTTCGCCCTACGCCAAGAAGATGATTTGGGGCGGGCTTCTCCTCATCTTCATGGCGTTGAACTTCTTCGTGCGCAGGATCGTGAGGCGCTCGCTGACGCGTGCCGCGCTCCGTGCTGGCTGA